In Actinoplanes derwentensis, the following proteins share a genomic window:
- the araD gene encoding L-ribulose-5-phosphate 4-epimerase AraD — MTYGSPALRRAVLLANQRIPLAKLAQLTWGNVSGIDREAGLYVIKPSGVAYDDLTEDDLVPVDLATGKVLDGDLRPSVDSESHRAFYLAWPSIGGVTHTHSTNAVAFAQADLDIPVLGTTHADTFDGPVPVTRGLTPEECATDYELNTGRVIVERIGDDEAAAGMPAALVANHGPFTWGATPMKSVENGIILEAVAEMAIKTLALNPAATTPQHLQERHFKRKHGPGAYYGNPPK, encoded by the coding sequence GTGACTTACGGTTCGCCGGCCCTGCGCCGGGCCGTGCTGCTGGCCAATCAGAGGATTCCGCTGGCCAAGCTCGCTCAGCTCACCTGGGGAAACGTCAGCGGCATCGACCGGGAGGCCGGGCTGTACGTGATCAAGCCCTCCGGTGTCGCCTACGACGACCTGACCGAGGACGACCTGGTGCCCGTCGACCTCGCCACCGGCAAGGTCCTCGACGGTGACCTGCGGCCGTCGGTCGACAGCGAGAGCCACCGCGCGTTCTACCTGGCGTGGCCGTCGATCGGCGGGGTCACCCACACCCACTCGACGAACGCGGTCGCCTTCGCCCAGGCCGACCTGGACATCCCGGTCCTCGGCACCACACACGCCGACACGTTCGACGGCCCGGTCCCGGTGACCCGCGGGCTCACGCCCGAGGAGTGCGCCACCGACTACGAGCTGAACACCGGCCGGGTCATCGTCGAACGCATCGGTGACGACGAGGCCGCCGCCGGGATGCCGGCCGCCCTGGTCGCCAACCACGGGCCGTTCACCTGGGGCGCCACCCCGATGAAGTCGGTCGAGAACGGCATCATCCTGGAGGCCGTCGCCGAGATGGCCATCAAGACGCTGGCCCTCAACCCGGCCGCCACCACCCCGCAGCACCTGCAGGAGCGCCACTTCAAGCGCAAACACGGGCCGGGTGCCTACTACGGCAACCCGCCGAAGTAG
- a CDS encoding LacI family DNA-binding transcriptional regulator, producing the protein MRDVAKLAGVSHQTVSRVINEHPHVRAETRERVLAAMRSLNYRRNLAARTLATRKSHTLGIVGFETTLFGPESMLYGIESAARAAGYLVSVATVRDLSHRPVLEAVDRLVQHGVDGIIAIAPKHAVTTALTHAPAGMPCVAVGGDGQAGFPTVRVDNAAGARLATRHLLDLGHATVHHVAGPLDWPEAQSRVDGWRETLYAAGAVVPAVTTGWWDAEAGYDQGRRLAADPAVTAVFCANDRIALGVLLAMHESGRRVPGDVSVTGFDDMPDSGYFLPPLTTVHQDFAELGRRALSLLLRHMAAPDGDDPPEDVVVAPRVVARASAGPPHT; encoded by the coding sequence ATGCGTGACGTGGCCAAACTGGCCGGCGTCTCGCACCAGACCGTGTCGCGAGTGATCAACGAGCATCCGCACGTCCGCGCCGAGACCCGGGAACGAGTGCTCGCCGCGATGCGCTCGCTCAACTACCGGCGCAACCTGGCCGCGCGCACCCTCGCCACCCGCAAATCGCACACCCTCGGGATCGTCGGGTTCGAGACCACCCTCTTCGGGCCCGAGTCGATGCTCTACGGCATCGAGAGCGCCGCCCGCGCCGCCGGCTACCTGGTCAGCGTCGCCACCGTCCGGGACCTGTCACACCGGCCCGTCCTGGAAGCCGTCGACCGGCTCGTCCAGCACGGCGTCGACGGCATCATCGCCATCGCACCCAAACACGCGGTCACCACGGCGCTCACCCACGCGCCCGCCGGCATGCCCTGCGTCGCCGTCGGCGGAGACGGACAAGCCGGCTTCCCGACGGTACGGGTGGACAACGCCGCCGGAGCCCGCCTGGCCACCCGGCACCTGCTCGACCTCGGCCACGCCACCGTGCACCACGTCGCCGGACCCCTCGACTGGCCCGAGGCACAGTCCAGGGTCGACGGCTGGCGCGAGACCCTCTACGCGGCCGGCGCCGTCGTCCCGGCCGTCACCACCGGATGGTGGGACGCCGAAGCGGGGTACGACCAGGGCCGCCGTCTCGCCGCCGACCCGGCCGTGACCGCCGTCTTCTGCGCCAACGACCGGATCGCGCTGGGGGTCCTCCTCGCCATGCACGAATCCGGCCGCCGGGTGCCCGGCGACGTCAGCGTCACCGGCTTCGACGACATGCCCGACTCCGGCTACTTCCTGCCCCCGCTCACCACCGTCCACCAGGACTTCGCCGAACTGGGGCGGCGCGCCCTGTCCCTGCTGCTGCGCCACATGGCCGCCCCCGACGGCGACGACCCGCCGGAGGACGTGGTGGTCGCACCCCGCGTCGTGGCCCGGGCCAGCGCCGGCCCACCACACACCTGA
- a CDS encoding ABC transporter permease, with protein MSIIKNRLFWPSLILAVMLVINMFTSNQFVTIQNGHLFGTLIDILRGSAPLILVALGMTLVIATGGIDLSVGSVMAISGAVACLLISDLGDQNAVGSVLLIIGVAIAASLVLGLWNGALVAFVGIQPIIATLILMVAGRGVAQLITDGQIINVQSSPYATLATGFFLAVPVAFLIAAAAVALTLLLTRRTALGLLLESVGGSPTASRLAGISARRITIMVYVVAGGFAGLAGLIYSANIKSADSISAGNLIELDAILAVVIGGTALIGGRFSIAGTVLGAVLIQTLSVTVVAIGIPPEANLLFKAVVVVALCLSQSPDFRAKVFGRFQSRPAVEKPAVEKVVTP; from the coding sequence ATGAGCATCATCAAGAACCGGCTGTTCTGGCCGTCGCTGATCCTGGCGGTGATGCTGGTCATCAACATGTTCACCTCCAACCAGTTCGTCACGATCCAGAACGGCCACCTCTTCGGCACCCTGATCGACATCCTGCGTGGCAGCGCGCCGCTCATCCTGGTGGCCCTGGGCATGACGCTGGTGATCGCCACCGGCGGCATCGACCTGTCGGTGGGCTCGGTGATGGCCATCTCCGGCGCCGTCGCCTGCCTGCTGATCAGTGACCTCGGCGATCAGAACGCCGTCGGATCGGTGCTGCTGATCATCGGCGTCGCGATCGCCGCCTCGCTGGTGCTCGGTCTCTGGAACGGCGCGCTGGTGGCGTTCGTCGGCATCCAGCCGATCATCGCGACGCTGATCCTGATGGTGGCCGGCCGTGGTGTCGCCCAGTTGATCACCGACGGTCAGATCATCAACGTGCAGTCCAGCCCGTACGCCACCCTCGCGACCGGGTTCTTCCTGGCCGTGCCGGTCGCCTTCCTGATCGCGGCGGCGGCCGTGGCGCTGACCCTCCTGCTGACCCGGCGCACCGCACTGGGCCTGCTCCTGGAGTCGGTCGGTGGCAGCCCGACGGCCAGCCGGCTGGCCGGCATCAGCGCACGGCGGATCACGATCATGGTGTACGTGGTGGCGGGCGGGTTCGCCGGTCTCGCGGGCCTGATCTACAGCGCCAACATCAAGAGCGCCGACAGCATCTCGGCCGGCAACCTGATCGAGCTGGACGCCATCCTGGCCGTGGTCATCGGTGGCACCGCGCTGATCGGCGGCCGGTTCTCGATCGCCGGCACGGTCCTCGGCGCGGTCCTCATCCAGACGCTCTCCGTCACGGTGGTCGCCATCGGCATCCCGCCCGAGGCGAACCTGCTGTTCAAGGCGGTCGTGGTGGTGGCGCTCTGCCTGTCCCAGTCCCCGGACTTCCGGGCGAAGGTCTTCGGGCGTTTCCAGTCGCGTCCCGCCGTGGAGAAGCCCGCCGTGGAGAAGGTTGTAACACCATGA
- the yjfF gene encoding galactofuranose ABC transporter, permease protein YjfF, with protein sequence MTTVDMTPATKGPEINKRRRVYKPNTKYIPILATLFLLVVMYSTSVANYENFGDPSVIVNLFRDNAVLLVVAVGMTFVIITGGIDLSVGAVISLTTTLTATLLQGGWPPLVVLPAVLLLGALIGAGQGAVIHFFKVEPFIATLAGLFLARGLALFINQKSIPIRDDLWRSISDYRIVLADGVVTKPIAIVALVTVLIAAVVLAWTRFGRNVYAIGGNADSALLMGLPVGRTKIAVYTVSGFCAALGGVLFSINSTSGWALQGNGMELDAIAACVIGGVLLTGGSGYVWGTVLGVLVAGLIRTILNFQGDLNSAWSRIIIGVLLFGFIVMQRLVTRKAK encoded by the coding sequence ATGACCACTGTCGACATGACGCCGGCCACCAAAGGGCCGGAGATCAACAAGCGGCGCCGCGTCTACAAGCCGAACACCAAGTACATCCCGATCCTCGCCACGCTGTTCCTGCTCGTGGTCATGTACAGCACCAGCGTCGCCAATTACGAGAACTTCGGTGACCCGAGCGTCATCGTCAACCTGTTCCGTGACAACGCGGTGCTGCTGGTGGTCGCGGTCGGCATGACCTTCGTGATCATCACAGGTGGTATCGACCTGTCGGTCGGCGCGGTCATCTCGCTGACCACCACCCTGACCGCCACCCTGCTCCAGGGCGGCTGGCCGCCGCTTGTCGTGCTCCCGGCGGTGCTGCTGCTGGGCGCGCTGATCGGAGCCGGTCAGGGCGCGGTGATCCACTTCTTCAAGGTGGAGCCGTTCATCGCGACTCTGGCGGGTCTCTTCCTGGCCCGCGGCCTGGCGCTGTTCATCAACCAGAAGTCGATCCCGATCCGCGACGACCTCTGGCGGTCCATCTCGGACTACCGGATCGTGCTCGCCGACGGGGTGGTCACCAAGCCGATCGCCATCGTCGCGCTGGTCACCGTGCTGATCGCCGCCGTGGTGCTGGCGTGGACCCGGTTCGGCCGCAACGTCTACGCGATCGGTGGCAACGCCGACTCGGCGCTGCTGATGGGCCTTCCGGTGGGCCGTACGAAGATCGCTGTCTACACGGTCAGCGGTTTCTGCGCGGCGCTCGGCGGTGTGCTGTTCAGCATCAACTCCACCTCCGGCTGGGCGCTGCAGGGCAACGGCATGGAACTGGACGCGATCGCCGCCTGTGTCATCGGCGGTGTGCTGCTCACCGGTGGTTCCGGTTACGTGTGGGGAACGGTGCTCGGTGTCCTGGTGGCCGGCCTGATCCGGACGATCCTCAACTTCCAGGGCGATCTGAACTCGGCCTGGTCGCGGATCATCATCGGCGTTCTGCTCTTCGGCTTCATCGTGATGCAGCGACTGGTCACGAGAAAAGCGAAATGA
- a CDS encoding sugar ABC transporter ATP-binding protein, whose product MGEQSPVLEMTGIRKVFPGVVALDGVDFRLFPGEVHALMGENGAGKSTLIKTLTGVYEIDGGEIKLGGVPVRIAGPLQAQQAGVSTVYQEVNLCTNLSVAENIFIGREPRKWGKIQWGKMRRRATELLARLDLDLDVSAPLDTYSLAIQQMVAIARAIDIDARVLILDEPTSSLDTAEVEQLFRVMRLIKESGVAILFVSHFLDQIFEISDRLTILRNGQLISEHRVEELSQVQLVEKMIGKELAALEDLEDKAQRNRERAAEAKPLLEAKGLGRTGAISPYDLTIHEGEVVGLAGLLGSGRTELARLLFGADKADKGELSVDGKRVTLRDPQVAMKHGIAFSSENRRTEGIIGDLSVRENIILALQATRGWTRPIPRKKQDEIVEKYIKALQIRPADPERPVRNLSGGNQQKVLLARWLITEPRLLIIDEPTRGIDVGAKAEIQKLVAELSDGGMAVLFVSAELEEVLRLSHKIAVLRDRRLVEELENTADVDADRIMQTIASGATS is encoded by the coding sequence ATGGGCGAGCAGTCCCCGGTCCTCGAGATGACCGGGATCAGAAAAGTCTTCCCCGGCGTCGTCGCCCTCGACGGCGTCGATTTCCGTCTGTTCCCGGGCGAGGTCCACGCGCTCATGGGCGAGAACGGCGCCGGCAAGTCCACTCTGATCAAGACGCTGACGGGCGTCTACGAGATCGACGGTGGCGAGATCAAGCTGGGCGGCGTGCCGGTGCGGATCGCCGGGCCGTTGCAGGCGCAGCAGGCCGGCGTCAGCACGGTGTACCAGGAGGTCAACCTCTGCACCAACCTCTCCGTCGCGGAGAACATCTTCATCGGGCGTGAGCCGCGTAAATGGGGCAAGATCCAATGGGGCAAGATGCGGCGCCGTGCCACGGAGCTGCTCGCCCGGCTCGACCTCGATCTCGACGTGTCCGCGCCGCTGGACACCTATTCGCTGGCGATCCAGCAGATGGTCGCCATCGCGCGCGCGATCGACATCGACGCCCGGGTGCTCATCCTCGACGAGCCCACCTCCAGCCTGGACACCGCCGAGGTGGAGCAGCTCTTCCGGGTGATGCGCCTGATCAAGGAGTCCGGCGTGGCGATCCTCTTCGTCTCGCACTTCCTGGACCAGATCTTCGAGATCTCCGACCGGCTCACCATCCTGCGCAACGGCCAGCTGATCAGTGAGCACCGGGTCGAGGAGCTGTCCCAGGTGCAGCTGGTCGAGAAGATGATCGGCAAGGAGCTCGCCGCCCTGGAGGACCTCGAGGACAAGGCGCAGCGCAACCGGGAGCGGGCCGCCGAGGCGAAACCGCTGCTGGAGGCCAAAGGGCTCGGCCGCACCGGCGCGATCTCCCCGTACGACCTGACCATCCACGAGGGTGAGGTGGTGGGGCTGGCCGGTCTGCTCGGCTCCGGCCGCACCGAGCTGGCCCGGCTGCTGTTCGGCGCGGACAAGGCCGACAAGGGCGAGCTGTCGGTGGACGGCAAACGGGTCACGCTGCGCGACCCGCAGGTCGCGATGAAACACGGGATCGCCTTCTCCTCGGAGAACCGGCGCACCGAGGGCATCATCGGCGATCTCAGCGTCCGGGAGAACATCATCCTCGCGTTGCAGGCCACCCGTGGCTGGACGCGCCCGATCCCGCGCAAGAAGCAGGACGAGATCGTCGAGAAGTACATCAAGGCTCTCCAGATCCGGCCGGCCGACCCGGAGCGCCCGGTCCGCAACCTCAGCGGCGGCAACCAGCAGAAGGTGCTGCTCGCCCGGTGGCTGATCACCGAGCCGCGGCTCCTGATCATCGACGAGCCGACCCGGGGCATCGACGTCGGCGCCAAGGCCGAGATCCAGAAGCTGGTGGCCGAACTGTCCGACGGCGGGATGGCGGTGCTGTTCGTCAGCGCCGAGCTGGAGGAGGTCCTCCGGCTCAGCCACAAGATCGCCGTGCTGCGGGACCGGCGCCTGGTCGAGGAGCTGGAGAACACCGCGGACGTCGACGCCGACCGCATCATGCAGACCATCGCCAGCGGAGCAACCTCATGA
- a CDS encoding ABC transporter substrate-binding protein, translating into MSTLAGCGGSDSGSEGGGDDGKLTLGFSQVGAESGWRTANTESIKASAAAAGIELKFSDAQGKQENQISDIRGFITQKVDVIAFSPVVTSGWDAVLKEAKDADIPVILTDRAVDSTDTSLYESFIGSDFKVEGQKAGEWLAKEYEGKTGDVNIVELQGTTGSAPAIDRQTGFADAIKANPNLKIAKSQTGDFKRADGKTVMETFLQSVPKIDVLYAHNDDMGLGAIEAIEAAGKVPGKDIKIITVDAVKDGMTALAAGKINFIVECSPLLGDQLMETAKKVKAGEAVEKRILTKEGTFTPEQAKAELPNRKY; encoded by the coding sequence GTGTCCACGCTTGCCGGTTGCGGTGGCAGTGACAGCGGCTCCGAGGGCGGCGGCGACGACGGCAAGCTCACGCTCGGTTTCTCCCAGGTGGGTGCCGAGAGTGGCTGGCGTACCGCCAACACCGAGTCGATCAAGGCGTCCGCCGCGGCCGCCGGGATCGAGCTGAAGTTCTCCGACGCGCAGGGCAAGCAGGAGAACCAGATCAGCGACATCCGTGGCTTCATCACGCAGAAGGTCGACGTCATCGCCTTCTCGCCGGTGGTCACCTCCGGCTGGGACGCGGTGCTCAAGGAGGCCAAGGACGCCGACATCCCGGTCATCCTGACCGACCGTGCCGTCGACTCGACCGACACCTCGCTGTACGAGTCCTTCATCGGCTCGGACTTCAAGGTGGAGGGCCAGAAGGCCGGCGAGTGGCTGGCCAAGGAGTACGAAGGTAAGACCGGCGACGTCAACATCGTCGAGCTGCAGGGCACCACGGGCTCGGCTCCGGCCATCGACCGGCAGACCGGCTTCGCCGACGCGATCAAGGCGAACCCGAACCTGAAGATCGCCAAGTCGCAGACCGGTGACTTCAAGCGCGCCGACGGCAAGACGGTCATGGAGACCTTCCTGCAGTCGGTCCCGAAGATCGACGTGCTCTACGCCCACAACGACGACATGGGCCTGGGCGCGATCGAGGCCATCGAGGCCGCCGGCAAGGTGCCCGGCAAGGACATCAAGATCATCACCGTCGACGCGGTCAAGGACGGTATGACGGCGCTGGCCGCGGGCAAGATCAACTTCATCGTCGAGTGCAGCCCGCTCCTCGGTGACCAGCTGATGGAGACCGCCAAGAAGGTCAAGGCCGGCGAAGCGGTGGAGAAGCGGATCCTCACCAAGGAGGGCACCTTCACCCCGGAGCAGGCCAAGGCCGAGCTCCCCAACCGCAAGTACTGA
- the pstS gene encoding phosphate ABC transporter substrate-binding protein PstS, with protein MKLRALAVVALLATAGCQAPEPEPVRISCGSGPVTGQGSSAQTNAVNAWIKAYQIACPEATVEYASTGSGAGVRAFLTGTGDFAGTDTPLSTADQAKADARCGTGPAVHLPLVAGPIALAYNVAGVDSLRLRPDTIARILSGRITVWNDPAVAADNQGVALPATAIRVVHRSDDSGTTANVLAYLAVAAPSVWTHGTGSAWPLRGGDGRRGSHRVVAAIAGTDGAIGYVESSYARVNDLPGVRVGTSDGRWADPTDHAAGLTIAAATVSGAGGDLRLAIDHTVTGGAYPIVSVTYEVVCRGSVSGVARSFLGYAASEAGQEAAANAGFAPLPPALREQVVASVAELG; from the coding sequence ATGAAGCTGCGGGCCCTCGCCGTCGTGGCGCTGCTCGCGACGGCGGGCTGTCAGGCGCCCGAACCGGAACCGGTGCGGATCTCCTGCGGCTCCGGGCCGGTGACCGGGCAGGGGTCGTCGGCGCAGACGAACGCCGTCAACGCCTGGATCAAGGCCTATCAGATCGCCTGCCCGGAGGCAACCGTCGAATACGCGAGCACCGGTTCCGGAGCCGGTGTGCGGGCGTTCCTCACCGGAACCGGGGACTTCGCCGGAACCGACACCCCGCTCAGCACCGCCGACCAGGCCAAAGCCGACGCCCGCTGCGGCACCGGCCCGGCGGTCCATCTGCCGCTGGTGGCCGGGCCGATCGCGCTCGCTTACAACGTCGCCGGAGTCGACAGTCTGCGGCTGCGGCCGGACACCATCGCCCGGATCCTCAGCGGCCGGATCACCGTCTGGAACGATCCGGCCGTCGCCGCCGACAATCAGGGCGTCGCCCTGCCCGCCACGGCGATCCGGGTGGTGCACCGGTCCGACGACTCCGGCACCACCGCGAACGTCCTCGCCTATCTGGCGGTGGCGGCCCCGTCGGTCTGGACCCACGGCACCGGCAGTGCGTGGCCACTTCGTGGCGGCGACGGCCGTCGTGGCAGTCACCGGGTGGTGGCCGCGATCGCCGGGACCGACGGCGCGATCGGGTACGTGGAATCCTCGTACGCCCGGGTCAATGATCTTCCCGGGGTTCGGGTGGGCACCTCGGACGGCCGCTGGGCCGATCCCACCGACCACGCGGCCGGCCTGACGATCGCCGCGGCCACCGTCTCCGGTGCCGGCGGCGACCTGCGCCTGGCGATCGACCACACGGTCACCGGCGGCGCCTACCCGATCGTCTCGGTCACCTACGAGGTGGTGTGCCGGGGCTCCGTCTCCGGGGTGGCCCGCAGCTTCCTCGGTTACGCCGCGAGCGAGGCCGGCCAGGAGGCCGCCGCGAACGCCGGGTTCGCCCCGTTACCGCCGGCTCTCCGCGAACAGGTGGTCGCGAGCGTGGCTGAGCTGGGATGA